One Syntrophorhabdaceae bacterium genomic region harbors:
- a CDS encoding cupin domain-containing protein: protein MKELIIREDLSKEYLTEEGCYITELLNNPDYPEASIARARVKPGVVTRWHRLKDTVERYYILQGKGIVQVGALPPTEVNPGDTVVIPAMSPQRINNIGQDDLIFLAICTPRFTKDTYEDIEGYPF, encoded by the coding sequence ATGAAAGAGTTGATAATTAGAGAGGATCTTTCCAAGGAATACCTCACAGAAGAAGGCTGTTACATAACAGAGCTTTTAAATAACCCTGATTACCCTGAGGCATCCATAGCCAGGGCAAGGGTTAAACCCGGTGTTGTGACTCGCTGGCATAGGCTCAAAGACACTGTTGAAAGATATTATATCCTCCAAGGTAAAGGTATTGTTCAGGTAGGTGCCCTGCCGCCTACCGAGGTTAACCCCGGTGATACAGTGGTCATACCTGCCATGTCCCCCCAGAGGATAAATAATATAGGCCAGGATGACCTAATATTCCTTGCCATATGCACACCTCGATTTACAAAAGACACCTATGAGGATATAGAGGGTTATCCCTTTTAG
- a CDS encoding site-specific DNA-methyltransferase, with protein MAPYQKKIGTKTSAFGSPGRINHDSSSFYKSRLYEGLPKEETIKYEENPIPLEFLDKIFTSSSEQMVELPDNSVHLMVTSPPYNVGKQYDENLSLNEYRAFLKLVWSEVKRVIVPGGRVCINIANLGRRPYIPLHAYIIEDMLDLGFLMRGEVIWNKASSGSPSTAWGSWLSAKNPILRDIHEYILVFSKGLFSRENTKGKKSTISKEEFLEFTKSVWTFSAESARKVGHPAPFPVELPLRLIKLYTFEGDVVLDPFMGSGQTAIAALKTSRHYVGYDISKEYVTLAQKRIKGYLQEQITLFPGLIDIKPLVIAERPRGKEYQIKSKHKNKQTIRSTDRNKKKINS; from the coding sequence ATGGCTCCATATCAAAAGAAGATAGGCACTAAAACGAGTGCCTTCGGGTCGCCCGGGAGGATAAATCATGATTCTTCCTCTTTTTACAAAAGCAGATTATATGAGGGACTGCCGAAAGAAGAAACAATAAAATACGAAGAAAACCCTATTCCCCTTGAATTCTTGGATAAAATCTTTACTTCATCCAGTGAACAGATGGTTGAATTACCTGATAATAGTGTTCATCTAATGGTGACGTCACCACCTTACAATGTTGGTAAGCAATATGACGAGAATCTTTCGCTCAATGAATACAGGGCGTTTCTTAAACTAGTTTGGAGCGAGGTCAAGAGGGTTATAGTGCCAGGCGGTCGTGTCTGTATAAATATTGCTAATTTAGGCCGCAGGCCCTATATTCCGTTACATGCTTATATTATAGAAGATATGCTTGATTTGGGTTTTTTGATGAGGGGTGAGGTTATTTGGAATAAAGCGTCAAGCGGCAGCCCTTCCACAGCTTGGGGGAGTTGGTTATCTGCCAAAAATCCGATTCTTAGAGATATTCACGAATATATTCTAGTTTTCTCTAAAGGGCTATTTTCCAGAGAAAACACCAAAGGCAAAAAAAGTACTATCTCTAAAGAAGAATTTTTGGAATTTACTAAAAGCGTCTGGACATTTTCTGCCGAGTCTGCCCGAAAGGTCGGCCATCCGGCACCTTTCCCTGTTGAATTACCACTTCGACTGATCAAGCTATACACCTTTGAAGGTGATGTAGTGTTGGACCCGTTTATGGGAAGTGGCCAGACCGCTATAGCCGCCTTGAAGACGAGTCGTCATTATGTCGGTTATGACATCTCAAAAGAATATGTAACCCTTGCCCAAAAAAGGATAAAGGGATATTTGCAGGAACAAATTACTTTATTCCCTGGGCTAATAGATATTAAACCGCTGGTAATCGCCGAAAGACCAAGAGGGAAAGAATATCAAATCAAAAGTAAACATAAAAATAAGCAAACAATCAGAAGCACTGATAGAAATAAAAAAAAAATAAATTCATAA
- a CDS encoding TetR/AcrR family transcriptional regulator has translation MNKRSSKQSKENIIKSAFQVFSAYGYEGTTMRKVAKHAGLSVGGIYLYFKNKEELCLFLIKEKLHEFSSMIEAYIKSLDNPIDALMAYITMSIEYAKKNKEFIISQSKQRGFTFGIEVKRDFFKGQKALIMEMIKNGIDRGFFVEYNPEEVTKVIMGLIRGFVLSVVVDHDNLYDPDEACRIILHGLLKRDKA, from the coding sequence ATGAACAAGCGTTCATCAAAACAGTCAAAAGAAAATATTATAAAATCGGCCTTCCAGGTCTTTTCTGCCTATGGTTATGAAGGGACAACCATGCGTAAGGTGGCCAAGCATGCAGGGCTAAGTGTAGGAGGTATATACCTCTATTTTAAAAACAAAGAAGAGCTATGCCTTTTTCTAATCAAGGAAAAACTCCATGAATTCTCATCCATGATAGAGGCTTACATAAAATCCCTTGATAACCCCATAGATGCCCTTATGGCATATATAACGATGAGCATAGAGTATGCTAAAAAAAATAAAGAATTTATCATATCCCAGAGCAAACAGCGGGGTTTCACCTTTGGCATAGAGGTGAAAAGAGATTTTTTTAAGGGACAAAAGGCCCTTATCATGGAGATGATAAAAAATGGAATTGATAGAGGATTCTTTGTTGAGTATAATCCTGAAGAGGTTACAAAGGTAATTATGGGATTGATAAGGGGTTTTGTCCTCTCTGTTGTTGTAGACCATGATAACCTCTATGACCCTGATGAAGCATGCAGGATTATCTTACATGGGCTTTTAAAAAGAGATAAGGCTTAG
- the ubiE gene encoding bifunctional demethylmenaquinone methyltransferase/2-methoxy-6-polyprenyl-1,4-benzoquinol methylase UbiE, with protein sequence MNNKEKRYPSLKEITEKEHIEVVKDIFSTITDRYDFLNRFLSLRRDIAWRRFAVKKMVFEKTGRLLDVACGTCDVAIFAAKRYPAVKAICLDFIHEMLEVGKKKIHAENLQDRLHLIRGDACYMSFPDSSFDVASIAFGIRNIPDKKKALSEMARVVVPGGQVMVLEMAFTKNWFTDILYYFYLNYMLPFIARKLSKNKGAYHYLADSIMNFPKPQEFIKLMEDSGIRDVKVYKLTFGITYLYTGTKP encoded by the coding sequence ATGAACAACAAGGAAAAACGATACCCATCCCTTAAAGAGATAACAGAGAAAGAACATATAGAGGTTGTCAAAGACATATTTTCCACCATTACAGACAGATATGATTTTCTTAATCGTTTTCTCAGTCTAAGACGTGATATTGCATGGCGACGCTTTGCAGTAAAAAAGATGGTTTTTGAAAAAACAGGGCGCCTTTTGGATGTTGCCTGTGGCACCTGCGATGTGGCCATATTTGCAGCAAAGAGATATCCTGCAGTAAAGGCAATATGCCTTGATTTTATCCATGAGATGCTGGAAGTAGGAAAAAAAAAGATCCATGCAGAGAATTTACAGGACAGGCTTCACCTTATAAGAGGTGATGCGTGTTATATGTCTTTTCCTGACTCATCCTTTGATGTGGCAAGCATTGCCTTTGGTATAAGAAATATACCTGATAAAAAAAAGGCTTTATCAGAGATGGCACGGGTTGTTGTGCCAGGTGGACAGGTCATGGTCCTGGAGATGGCTTTTACTAAAAACTGGTTCACCGATATCCTATACTATTTTTATCTCAATTATATGCTTCCTTTTATTGCCCGAAAGCTCTCAAAAAACAAAGGGGCATATCATTATCTTGCAGATTCCATAATGAATTTCCCCAAACCCCAGGAGTTTATCAAGCTCATGGAGGATTCAGGGATAAGGGATGTAAAGGTATATAAACTCACCTTTGGCATCACATATCTTTATACAGGAACAAAGCCTTAA
- a CDS encoding carcinine hydrolase/isopenicillin-N N-acyltransferase family protein, protein MRPCLKVTCLLLAYLFIFYLYSLEAHACTVWAAIGDKAGIKGVIVGKNRDNLPHLVTEVRFISPDHGNKIFGLFDVEADGYIVGGINNKGLVVFNASAVSVPKEKRHVAKEDFTERLLKSFDSVESALKDRDIFSKSHPALYMLADPVMIAMVEIAPGGKIAVNKKENGYLAFTNHFIDSGLSKENKNNTLGSKERLRRIGIFLSRQNRPFTIDDFIAMSEDREGGPDCAIWRTGSSEEKVRTLAGFVFAVPSTGLPEVYIKLANPGEHEKIIRGKLDFMEMKILTP, encoded by the coding sequence ATGAGACCTTGCCTTAAGGTCACCTGTCTTTTGCTGGCTTATCTTTTTATTTTTTATCTATATTCCCTTGAAGCCCATGCCTGCACCGTTTGGGCAGCCATTGGAGACAAGGCAGGTATAAAAGGGGTAATTGTAGGCAAGAATAGGGATAATCTACCGCATCTTGTAACCGAGGTTCGTTTTATTTCTCCTGACCATGGAAATAAGATATTCGGACTCTTTGATGTGGAAGCAGATGGATATATAGTAGGAGGGATAAACAATAAAGGGCTCGTGGTATTTAATGCCTCTGCAGTAAGTGTCCCTAAAGAGAAAAGACACGTTGCAAAAGAAGACTTTACAGAGAGGCTACTAAAATCTTTTGATTCTGTAGAGTCTGCCCTCAAAGATAGAGATATTTTTTCAAAGAGCCATCCCGCCCTTTATATGCTTGCAGACCCAGTAATGATTGCCATGGTGGAGATTGCTCCAGGGGGTAAAATTGCAGTCAATAAAAAAGAAAACGGCTACCTGGCATTTACAAACCATTTCATAGATTCAGGATTGTCCAAAGAGAACAAAAATAATACCTTAGGCAGTAAAGAGAGGCTCAGGCGTATAGGTATTTTTCTGTCCCGCCAAAATAGACCTTTTACCATAGATGATTTTATTGCCATGAGTGAAGACAGGGAAGGTGGTCCTGATTGCGCCATATGGAGGACAGGCAGTTCAGAGGAAAAGGTGAGGACCCTGGCTGGCTTTGTATTTGCCGTGCCATCTACAGGTTTACCTGAGGTATATATAAAGCTTGCAAATCCCGGTGAACATGAAAAGATTATAAGGGGTAAGCTGGATTTTATGGAGATGAAGATTCTTACGCCTTAG
- the ahbC gene encoding 12,18-didecarboxysiroheme deacetylase, producing the protein MIGISKLYCGAVEASDPIRYARDSRLLPSHLLQFSKDKRPVVVWNMTKRCNLRCIHCYARAEDESYRGNELTTKEGKAFIDDLALFGVPVILFSGGEPILRKDLPELIDYTVKKGIRAVISTNGTLITEKMAHIFSEYSLSYIGVSLDGIGEVHDAFRGKKGAFDMAIKGIRNAKKAGIKVGLRFTINIRNYMEVPKIFDLLEKEDIDRVCFYHLVYAGRGTDLMAEDLPHEKQREVVDYIMDRTKEFFARGRQIEVLTVDNHADGPYVYLRLLQEDKKRADEVYELLMMNEGNSSGVGIACVDEEGNVHADQFWRHYSFGNIRERPFSQIWMDTSDPLMARLKQKKKFVKGRCRQCRWLEICGGNFRVRAEAATGDIWAEDPQCYLTDQEISIPDEIA; encoded by the coding sequence ATGATCGGTATTTCAAAACTATACTGCGGTGCAGTAGAGGCGTCAGATCCCATAAGGTATGCAAGGGACTCAAGACTACTGCCTTCCCATCTACTCCAGTTTTCAAAGGATAAAAGGCCTGTGGTTGTATGGAATATGACCAAGAGATGCAACCTCAGGTGTATTCATTGCTATGCCAGGGCAGAGGATGAATCCTATAGGGGCAATGAACTCACCACAAAAGAAGGAAAGGCATTTATAGATGACTTGGCTTTATTCGGTGTGCCTGTAATACTTTTTTCAGGGGGTGAGCCAATACTACGAAAAGACTTGCCTGAACTTATTGATTATACTGTAAAAAAAGGCATCAGGGCCGTCATATCCACAAACGGCACCCTCATTACAGAAAAGATGGCACACATATTCTCGGAATATTCCCTTTCCTATATAGGTGTCAGCCTTGACGGCATAGGCGAAGTCCATGATGCATTCAGAGGAAAGAAGGGCGCATTTGATATGGCCATAAAAGGTATAAGGAATGCAAAAAAGGCAGGTATAAAGGTAGGCTTGAGGTTTACAATAAATATAAGAAATTACATGGAGGTGCCGAAGATATTCGACCTTTTGGAAAAGGAGGATATAGACAGGGTTTGTTTCTACCACCTTGTATATGCAGGTAGGGGGACAGACCTTATGGCAGAGGACCTCCCCCATGAAAAACAGAGAGAGGTAGTGGATTATATAATGGATAGGACAAAGGAATTCTTTGCAAGGGGAAGGCAAATAGAGGTCCTTACAGTAGACAATCATGCAGATGGGCCGTATGTGTATCTTCGCCTACTCCAGGAGGACAAAAAAAGGGCAGATGAGGTATATGAACTCCTTATGATGAACGAAGGAAATTCTTCAGGTGTAGGTATTGCCTGTGTTGACGAAGAGGGCAATGTCCATGCAGACCAGTTCTGGAGACATTATAGCTTCGGAAACATTAGGGAGAGGCCATTTAGCCAAATCTGGATGGATACCTCTGACCCATTGATGGCAAGACTGAAACAAAAGAAGAAGTTTGTCAAAGGCAGGTGCAGGCAATGCCGATGGTTAGAGATCTGCGGAGGAAACTTCAGGGTCAGGGCAGAGGCAGCCACAGGAGACATCTGGGCAGAAGACCCCCAGTGTTATCTCACAGACCAGGAGATTTCCATTCCTGATGAGATTGCCTAA
- a CDS encoding ThaI family type II restriction endonuclease, protein MASKLAEIFTDKNLVEKIKKRLPYLFQLAELENSRAGKTGMEVGSARERIIVALLIYKFGEANVETEIPITEPEVDAKLFGEPVSVKTITGKSLGGVKLIWTVDAQKAIEFRKNYYPSCDILLVQINWGDTGGFFYIPVRLQENLFHKMGRENYIKLPKAGTNPRGAEITKEALSNLVADKQCQRIIMEWQKTKIDFNPYKKWVDFWKED, encoded by the coding sequence ATGGCTTCTAAACTGGCAGAGATATTCACCGATAAAAACCTTGTAGAAAAAATTAAGAAACGATTGCCCTATTTATTCCAACTTGCTGAATTAGAAAATTCTCGGGCTGGCAAAACAGGAATGGAAGTCGGTTCGGCTCGTGAAAGGATAATCGTGGCTCTGCTTATCTATAAGTTCGGAGAGGCTAATGTTGAAACTGAAATACCAATTACCGAACCTGAAGTTGATGCGAAACTGTTTGGTGAACCAGTATCCGTTAAGACCATTACTGGTAAAAGTTTAGGTGGTGTGAAACTGATATGGACGGTTGATGCACAAAAAGCAATAGAATTCAGGAAGAATTATTATCCTTCTTGCGATATTTTACTTGTCCAGATTAACTGGGGCGATACTGGTGGATTCTTTTATATTCCTGTAAGGCTACAGGAAAACCTGTTTCACAAAATGGGCAGAGAAAACTATATAAAATTACCAAAGGCTGGAACGAATCCTCGCGGTGCTGAAATTACCAAAGAAGCGTTATCAAATCTCGTTGCAGATAAACAATGCCAACGTATAATTATGGAATGGCAAAAGACCAAAATAGATTTTAATCCATACAAGAAATGGGTTGACTTCTGGAAGGAAGACTAA
- a CDS encoding efflux RND transporter periplasmic adaptor subunit: MGCKGQKGPPQFGPPEVTVLKVTQEKVVLTTELPGRVSSYRVAEVRPQVSGIIQKRFFTEGADVKAGELLYQIDPAPFQAAYDNAKSALARAEANLPAIKQRYERYKELLVHKAVSQQEFDDVSASFKQAEADVNYWKATVESARINLGYTKVTAPISGRIGKSNVTEGALVTANQPMALTTVQQLDPIYVDVPQSTTELMELQRRLKEGSLRYEGKDQNKIRLSFEDGSIYPQEGTMQFRDVTVDPTTGSVIIRAIFPNKDARLLPGMFVRAIIKEGVNRNAMLIPQEAVSRDPKGNPFVFVVDEKGLAQIRPIIIDRAIGNRWLVQKGLVAGDQVIVEGIQRVRPGIPVKITPPREGMPQGQAPDAMKKPSAKTN, from the coding sequence ATGGGATGCAAGGGACAAAAAGGGCCTCCTCAGTTCGGACCTCCTGAGGTGACTGTTTTAAAGGTCACCCAAGAAAAGGTCGTTCTTACTACTGAACTGCCCGGCAGGGTTTCCTCATACAGGGTAGCAGAGGTAAGACCCCAGGTAAGCGGGATCATCCAGAAGAGATTTTTTACAGAAGGGGCAGATGTAAAGGCAGGAGAGTTGCTTTACCAGATAGACCCAGCACCATTCCAGGCAGCCTATGATAATGCCAAAAGCGCCCTTGCCAGGGCAGAGGCAAACCTGCCTGCAATAAAGCAGAGATATGAGCGATATAAAGAATTGCTTGTTCATAAGGCAGTGAGCCAGCAAGAATTCGATGACGTATCCGCTTCCTTTAAACAGGCAGAGGCAGATGTAAACTACTGGAAGGCAACAGTAGAATCAGCCAGGATCAATCTGGGATACACAAAGGTCACTGCACCTATATCAGGCCGTATTGGAAAATCAAATGTCACAGAAGGAGCTCTGGTTACAGCAAACCAGCCCATGGCACTTACCACCGTTCAGCAGCTTGACCCCATATATGTAGATGTTCCCCAATCAACCACAGAACTCATGGAACTCCAGCGCCGCCTCAAAGAAGGTAGTTTAAGATATGAAGGTAAGGATCAAAACAAGATAAGACTCTCCTTTGAGGATGGCAGTATCTATCCTCAAGAGGGGACCATGCAGTTCAGGGATGTAACTGTTGACCCCACTACAGGCTCTGTAATCATTAGGGCCATCTTTCCCAACAAAGATGCAAGGCTATTGCCTGGTATGTTTGTAAGGGCAATAATAAAAGAAGGGGTTAACAGAAATGCCATGCTTATTCCCCAGGAGGCAGTATCACGTGACCCTAAAGGCAACCCCTTTGTCTTTGTGGTGGATGAAAAAGGACTGGCTCAAATAAGGCCTATTATCATAGATAGGGCCATAGGCAATAGATGGCTTGTGCAGAAAGGCCTTGTTGCAGGGGATCAGGTGATTGTAGAGGGCATTCAGCGTGTAAGGCCAGGTATTCCAGTAAAGATTACACCACCCAGGGAAGGCATGCCTCAGGGACAGGCGCCTGATGCAATGAAAAAGCCTTCAGCAAAAACAAATTAG
- a CDS encoding endonuclease Q family protein yields the protein MSFIADLHIHSSFSRATSPDMTLEGIWRWAQLKGITVIGTGDFTHPGWFNEITEKLEPAGNGLYSLKKAYLKQDIPQSCKADVFFMLTGEVSCIYSKDKKTRKVHSILIVPDLATAAKININLSRIGNLKSDGRPIIGLDAKELLKITLDASPDAMFIPAHIWTPHFSVFGAASGFDSLEECFEELTPHIYAVETGLSSDPPMNWRLSCLDNITLVSNSDAHSPAKIGREANIFDGGISYMEMMEAIKTRKGFGGTIEFFPEEGKYHYDGHRNCGICLTPEQTRAYNYICPVCNRHLTIGVMHRVISLADRNHGAKPAGAPGYRSIIPLPEIIAETKKMGPGSKAVLSIYYKVISALGPEFKVLLESPYCDIEKVSDQLTMEAIVRMREGRVYISPGYDGEYGKIKIFEDIERDSIKGQMSLF from the coding sequence ATGTCATTCATTGCTGATCTGCATATACATTCGAGTTTTTCCAGGGCAACAAGCCCGGATATGACCCTGGAAGGCATCTGGAGATGGGCACAACTAAAGGGCATAACAGTCATAGGCACAGGGGATTTTACCCACCCAGGGTGGTTTAATGAGATTACAGAGAAGCTTGAGCCTGCCGGCAATGGACTTTACAGTCTCAAAAAGGCATATCTAAAACAGGACATACCCCAATCTTGCAAGGCAGATGTATTTTTTATGCTCACGGGTGAAGTAAGTTGCATATACAGCAAAGATAAAAAGACCAGGAAGGTGCACTCTATCCTTATTGTCCCTGATCTGGCCACTGCTGCCAAGATAAACATAAACCTATCAAGGATAGGAAACCTCAAATCCGATGGTAGACCTATCATAGGCCTTGATGCCAAAGAGCTTTTGAAGATCACCCTTGATGCCTCCCCTGATGCCATGTTTATACCTGCCCATATATGGACACCACATTTTTCTGTTTTTGGGGCTGCATCAGGCTTTGATTCCCTGGAGGAGTGTTTTGAGGAGCTTACACCTCATATCTATGCAGTAGAGACAGGCTTGTCATCTGACCCACCTATGAACTGGCGACTTTCATGCCTGGATAACATTACCCTTGTATCTAATTCTGATGCCCACTCACCTGCCAAGATAGGAAGAGAGGCAAACATATTCGATGGGGGCATTTCTTACATGGAAATGATGGAGGCAATAAAGACAAGAAAGGGTTTTGGAGGGACTATAGAATTTTTCCCTGAAGAGGGTAAATATCACTACGATGGACATAGAAACTGCGGCATATGCCTCACCCCTGAGCAGACAAGGGCATATAATTATATCTGTCCTGTATGCAATAGACACCTAACCATAGGTGTCATGCACAGGGTGATTTCCCTTGCTGATAGAAATCATGGCGCAAAACCAGCGGGAGCGCCGGGCTACAGGTCTATTATACCTTTGCCTGAGATCATTGCCGAGACTAAAAAAATGGGTCCTGGCAGCAAGGCAGTATTAAGTATCTATTATAAGGTCATCTCTGCCTTGGGTCCTGAGTTTAAGGTCCTCCTTGAGTCACCTTATTGTGATATCGAGAAGGTATCAGACCAGCTCACTATGGAGGCAATTGTGAGGATGAGGGAGGGCAGGGTATATATATCACCTGGCTATGATGGTGAATATGGAAAGATAAAGATCTTTGAAGACATAGAAAGAGACTCCATAAAAGGCCAGATGAGCCTTTTTTAA
- a CDS encoding phosphatase PAP2 family protein — protein sequence MRADALETAGDIGSVAVPLTAVAMTLAKNDKEGVLQFSKSFLATMATTYGLRYTIQENRPNGHKRSFPSAHTSSAFAGAAFIQMRYGWTYGIPAYIVSSMVAYSRVDAKEHWTHDVLASAAIGIASNLIFTKPFKDTEIVPLVRQGLLGIVIEKRF from the coding sequence GTGAGGGCTGATGCTCTTGAGACCGCAGGGGACATAGGTTCTGTTGCAGTTCCATTGACGGCAGTGGCAATGACTCTGGCAAAAAACGATAAGGAAGGTGTTTTGCAGTTTTCGAAGAGCTTTCTTGCCACCATGGCGACAACATATGGATTACGATATACCATACAAGAAAATAGGCCAAACGGCCATAAAAGGTCTTTTCCTTCGGCGCATACTTCATCTGCCTTTGCAGGTGCAGCCTTTATTCAAATGCGTTATGGCTGGACTTACGGTATACCTGCTTATATTGTCTCTTCAATGGTGGCTTATAGTAGAGTAGATGCAAAAGAGCACTGGACACACGATGTCCTTGCCAGTGCAGCAATAGGAATTGCATCAAACCTTATCTTTACCAAACCCTTTAAAGATACCGAGATCGTTCCTCTGGTAAGACAAGGTCTTTTAGGCATTGTTATTGAAAAAAGATTTTAG
- a CDS encoding ATP-dependent helicase, whose protein sequence is MTLDSILQGLNDSQKEAVTHIEEPILVVAGPGTGKTLTIARRITYILSKGVLPEEILAITFTNRAAKEMKERTELYCGEAIRGIFIGTFHAFGMELIRRLSDINYRLIGRDEQIEILKNLLGGSEKDAQKALNNISRTKNLYDEKAMESNEISKHYQKTLNQNGLIDIDDLILLPVELLRNKERAKPVAGRLKYIMIDEYQDINPVQYQLIKRLSGFTPNICAVGDSDQAIYAFRGADVENFLNFEKDFLGAKKVILQENFRSSRVIVGASQSLIKNNKKRIENHIFASTNKDGVPVKVIATTDEREEAWAIVREVEKRMGAMSHYKLMNIRESYDYQEGTYRFSDFAVLYRTNTQVRAIKDAFMDAGIPFKVIGDERYGILKKIGDRIKVYLDNKKGDMTLQEILNDAFCIAEEDDLKGMKNQLVHAYKDIPIEEALHKIILELLLFSSSDAYDPRAEAVTLMTLHMSKGLEFRVVFIAGAEDGLIPYSATWSEKEDYDIEEERRLFYVGMTRAKEELFITYCLNRPSFNRQKNPLPSPFIKEIPKECIEHINSSVKDKNRKKPKQQRLF, encoded by the coding sequence ATGACATTAGATTCCATACTCCAAGGACTAAATGATTCCCAGAAAGAGGCCGTAACCCACATTGAAGAACCTATACTTGTGGTGGCTGGCCCTGGAACAGGCAAAACCTTGACCATTGCAAGGCGTATTACCTATATCCTGAGCAAAGGGGTTCTACCTGAAGAGATTCTGGCCATCACCTTTACAAACAGGGCAGCCAAAGAGATGAAAGAAAGGACAGAGTTATACTGCGGCGAGGCAATTAGAGGGATCTTTATCGGCACATTCCATGCCTTTGGTATGGAATTGATAAGGCGTTTATCAGATATAAACTACAGGCTAATAGGCAGAGATGAACAGATTGAGATATTGAAAAACCTCTTAGGAGGCAGTGAAAAAGATGCCCAAAAGGCACTGAATAATATATCGAGGACAAAAAACCTCTATGATGAAAAAGCCATGGAGTCTAATGAGATATCTAAGCATTATCAAAAGACCCTTAATCAGAATGGTCTTATAGACATTGATGATCTCATTCTTTTACCCGTTGAGCTTTTAAGAAATAAAGAAAGGGCTAAACCAGTTGCAGGTAGATTAAAGTATATTATGATAGATGAATATCAGGATATAAACCCTGTCCAGTATCAGCTAATAAAGCGCCTTTCTGGGTTCACTCCGAATATATGTGCCGTAGGTGATTCAGACCAGGCAATCTATGCCTTCAGGGGTGCAGATGTGGAAAACTTCTTGAATTTTGAAAAGGATTTTTTAGGGGCAAAAAAGGTCATCCTCCAGGAGAATTTTCGTTCATCCAGGGTCATAGTTGGCGCATCTCAAAGCCTCATAAAGAACAATAAAAAAAGGATAGAAAACCATATCTTTGCCAGCACAAATAAAGATGGGGTTCCGGTGAAGGTTATTGCCACCACCGATGAAAGGGAAGAGGCATGGGCTATAGTGAGAGAGGTAGAAAAGAGGATGGGTGCCATGAGCCATTATAAACTCATGAACATCCGTGAAAGCTATGATTATCAGGAAGGCACATACAGGTTTTCTGATTTTGCAGTCCTATACAGGACAAATACCCAGGTGCGGGCAATCAAGGATGCCTTTATGGATGCAGGCATCCCTTTCAAGGTGATAGGGGATGAAAGATATGGGATACTAAAGAAAATTGGGGATAGGATAAAGGTCTATCTGGATAATAAAAAAGGGGATATGACCCTTCAGGAGATCCTCAATGATGCATTCTGCATTGCGGAAGAAGATGACCTAAAAGGCATGAAAAATCAACTTGTTCATGCCTATAAAGACATCCCTATTGAAGAGGCATTGCATAAAATTATCCTGGAGCTTTTGCTCTTTAGTTCTTCTGATGCCTATGACCCCAGGGCAGAAGCCGTTACCCTTATGACCCTCCATATGTCCAAAGGTCTTGAGTTCAGGGTTGTATTTATTGCCGGGGCAGAAGATGGTCTCATACCGTACAGTGCCACATGGTCAGAAAAAGAAGATTATGATATAGAAGAGGAAAGAAGGCTATTCTATGTGGGTATGACAAGGGCTAAAGAAGAATTATTCATTACCTATTGTCTTAACAGGCCTTCTTTTAACAGGCAAAAAAACCCCCTACCTTCACCTTTCATAAAAGAGATCCCCAAGGAATGCATAGAGCACATTAATTCATCAGTAAAGGACAAGAATAGAAAAAAACCTAAACAGCAGAGGCTTTTCTAA